A single region of the Mycobacterium lentiflavum genome encodes:
- a CDS encoding SRPBCC family protein, whose translation MTQPRSSEIQHQVIVNAPIERAFAVFTERFGDFKPREHNLLAVPIAETVFETHAGGHIYDRGVDGSECRWARVLAYEPPHRLLFTWDISPSWQPEPDPSRTSEVEVRFTAESETRTRVDLDHRHLDRHGPGWQSIADGVDGEAGWPLYLHRYVGLAAGVPE comes from the coding sequence ATGACCCAGCCGCGAAGCTCCGAGATTCAACACCAGGTCATCGTCAATGCCCCGATCGAGCGGGCGTTCGCCGTCTTCACCGAGCGGTTCGGCGACTTCAAACCGCGCGAACACAACCTGCTGGCGGTCCCGATCGCCGAGACGGTGTTCGAAACCCACGCGGGCGGCCACATTTACGACCGTGGCGTCGACGGCAGCGAGTGCCGATGGGCGCGCGTGCTGGCCTACGAGCCCCCGCACCGGCTGCTGTTCACCTGGGACATCAGTCCGTCCTGGCAACCCGAACCTGACCCGTCGCGAACCAGCGAGGTCGAGGTGCGCTTCACCGCGGAATCGGAGACACGCACGCGCGTCGACCTGGATCACCGCCACCTCGACCGGCACGGCCCCGGCTGGCAATCGATCGCCGACGGAGTCGACGGCGAGGCCGGATGGCCGTTGTACCTGCACCGCTACGTCGGGCTGGCCGCCGGAGTACCGGAATGA
- a CDS encoding ArsR/SmtB family transcription factor — MTSYHAGADAWGALADRTRRAIMERLAHGPAAVGELAQDLPVSRPAVSQHLKVLKCAGLVRDQAAGTRRVYHLDPTGLDALRAELDRFWTQALANYAAAFTEGEAS; from the coding sequence GTGACCAGTTACCACGCCGGTGCTGACGCGTGGGGCGCCCTGGCGGATCGCACCCGTCGGGCCATCATGGAGCGCCTTGCGCACGGCCCGGCGGCCGTGGGCGAACTGGCCCAGGATCTACCGGTCAGCCGCCCGGCCGTTTCACAGCACCTCAAGGTGCTCAAATGCGCCGGTTTGGTGCGCGACCAGGCGGCGGGCACCCGGCGCGTCTACCACCTCGACCCGACCGGCCTCGACGCGTTGCGCGCCGAGTTGGACCGGTTCTGGACCCAAGCCCTGGCCAACTACGCGGCCGCGTTCACCGAAGGAGAGGCGTCATGA